In Amycolatopsis sp. EV170708-02-1, the following are encoded in one genomic region:
- the pcaB gene encoding 3-carboxy-cis,cis-muconate cycloisomerase, protein MNDSDSGLLSPVRAGTSVEAATSDEAWLQALLDAEAGLARAQAELGVIPTEAAERIGAIARAKAIDLVSLARRSRESANPVVALVADLTALADPETAEYVHRGSTSQDIADSAAMLVAHRATGLILADLERVAEGLARLAEEHRDLVMPGRTLALQAVPVTFGLKAAGWLQPILAAEDGLRRVRAMLPVQLGGAAGTLAGYVEYARPLCGERYPDELLAGFARALGLATPVLPWHTARVPPAELGSALSVVSGALGKLAIDVQTLSRTEIGEVSEPSGAARGVSSAMPHKRNPVLATLIRTAALQVPAFALILTQAMLAEDERPGGPWHAEWLPLRDCLRLTGGAAATAAELVAGLVVHPDRMRENLDRTGGLILTERLAAVLSPSLGRVAAKALMTEVSAEAARTGRSLRETLLADQALAARFDGEDLPALLDPEGYTGAAGRLVDRALADYRRRRKG, encoded by the coding sequence ATGAACGACTCGGATTCCGGGCTGCTTTCCCCCGTCCGCGCCGGGACATCGGTCGAAGCGGCCACGTCCGACGAGGCGTGGCTCCAGGCCCTCCTCGACGCGGAGGCGGGTCTGGCCCGTGCCCAGGCCGAACTCGGCGTCATCCCCACGGAAGCCGCCGAACGGATCGGCGCGATCGCACGGGCGAAGGCCATCGACCTGGTGAGCCTCGCGAGGCGGAGCCGCGAATCCGCGAACCCGGTGGTCGCGCTGGTCGCCGACCTGACCGCGCTGGCCGATCCGGAAACCGCGGAGTACGTCCATCGCGGCTCGACCAGCCAGGACATCGCCGACAGCGCGGCGATGCTGGTCGCGCACCGGGCGACCGGGCTGATCCTGGCCGATCTGGAGCGGGTGGCCGAAGGACTCGCCAGGCTCGCGGAAGAGCACCGCGACCTCGTCATGCCGGGCCGCACGCTCGCCCTGCAGGCGGTGCCGGTGACGTTCGGGCTGAAGGCGGCCGGATGGCTCCAGCCGATCCTGGCGGCCGAAGACGGGCTGCGCCGGGTACGGGCCATGCTCCCCGTCCAGCTCGGCGGCGCGGCGGGCACGCTCGCCGGTTACGTCGAGTACGCCCGCCCCCTGTGCGGCGAACGGTATCCCGATGAGCTCCTCGCCGGATTCGCCCGCGCGCTGGGCCTCGCCACGCCGGTGCTGCCGTGGCACACCGCGCGCGTCCCGCCGGCCGAACTCGGCTCGGCGCTTTCGGTGGTCTCCGGGGCGCTCGGCAAGCTGGCCATCGACGTCCAGACGCTGTCCCGCACGGAAATCGGCGAGGTCTCCGAGCCGTCGGGTGCAGCGCGGGGAGTGTCTTCGGCGATGCCGCACAAGCGGAACCCGGTGCTGGCCACGCTGATCCGCACGGCCGCGCTCCAGGTGCCCGCGTTCGCCCTGATCCTCACGCAGGCGATGCTCGCCGAGGACGAGCGGCCCGGCGGCCCGTGGCACGCCGAATGGCTGCCGTTGCGGGACTGCCTCCGGCTGACCGGTGGCGCCGCCGCCACCGCGGCCGAACTGGTGGCGGGGCTGGTGGTACATCCGGATCGGATGCGGGAGAACCTGGACCGCACCGGCGGCCTGATCCTGACCGAGCGGCTCGCCGCCGTCCTGTCGCCGTCGCTGGGCCGGGTCGCGGCGAAGGCCTTGATGACCGAGGTGTCGGCTGAAGCCGCGCGCACGGGCCGTTCCCTCCGCGAGACGCTACTGGCCGACCAGGCCCTCGCCGCCCGGTTCGACGGCGAGGACCTGCCTGCCCTTCTCGATCCTGAGGGGTACACGGGCGCGGCCGGGCGGCTGGTGGACCGGGCGCTGGCCGATTACCGGCGACGCCGGAAGGGGTGA